Proteins from a genomic interval of bacterium:
- a CDS encoding sugar phosphate isomerase/epimerase family protein, with protein sequence MLKSSFMSFSCKEWNLDTILAKAKEYGFDGFEPRVESNHKHGVELSLTKSEREQVKTKCKDGGIILSCLATSVQYSSPDDTEYRRNIENCKQHIILASDLGIKLLRVFGGTIPEPKIENRDRFFDRIAKGIAECGKFAAEHGDILSLETHDDICRVKNANEILQRADAHGLSINWDFTHSITNGDVPREVYPIIKGKVTHLHTRDAKYTGEGNPFPMKKHEFHAPDMYKNWEYAHLGEGDMPIKELMQIMAEDNFDGFFSLEQMKTNLSPEEVLSKTAQNFRKMREEITQ encoded by the coding sequence ATGTTAAAAAGCAGTTTTATGAGTTTTAGCTGTAAAGAATGGAATTTAGATACAATCCTTGCAAAAGCAAAAGAATACGGTTTTGACGGCTTTGAGCCAAGGGTAGAGAGTAACCATAAACATGGTGTTGAGCTGAGTCTCACAAAATCCGAGCGTGAACAGGTAAAGACAAAGTGTAAAGATGGCGGTATAATTTTAAGCTGCCTTGCTACTTCTGTTCAATATTCTTCTCCAGATGACACTGAATACCGCAGAAATATTGAGAATTGCAAACAGCATATCATTTTGGCATCGGACCTCGGAATCAAACTTCTCAGAGTATTTGGAGGAACTATTCCTGAACCAAAGATAGAGAATAGAGATAGGTTCTTTGATAGAATTGCAAAGGGGATAGCTGAATGCGGGAAATTTGCCGCAGAACACGGAGACATCCTTTCTCTTGAGACACACGATGATATTTGCAGGGTGAAGAATGCTAACGAGATTCTCCAGAGAGCAGATGCTCACGGTCTCTCAATCAACTGGGACTTTACGCACTCTATAACAAACGGGGATGTGCCTCGTGAAGTTTATCCAATAATAAAAGGGAAAGTAACCCATTTGCATACAAGAGATGCCAAATATACTGGTGAAGGAAATCCATTTCCAATGAAAAAGCACGAATTCCATGCACCCGATATGTATAAGAACTGGGAATATGCGCATCTTGGAGAAGGAGATATGCCAATAAAGGAACTGATGCAAATAATGGCTGAAGATAATTTCGATGGATTTTTCTCTCTGGAGCAAATGAAAACAAATCTTTCTCCTGAAGAGGTTTTATCCAAAACAGCTCAGAATTTCAGAAAAATGAGAGAAGAAATTACTCAGTAA
- a CDS encoding sugar phosphate isomerase/epimerase family protein — protein MKKSLCHYSYHRRIKEEKWNLGKFVIEAEKLGIEGIDFHVAYLPEYKEAVKQINALMSKTTLELSGLSMSNSFNKEEDEFNEHVEKVKRWLDVAGGVGAPVSRIFGGSISDRSNAEEIKKALDKVIKGIELVLPSAEKNNVILALENHGGLPCTGEEQVEVIEKINSPFLKATIDVGNYMQCGQAGDEGTKIAAPYCKYVHFKDFKKDPAHKRGLRPTVVGQGDVDHAKCLQHIKNAGFDGFVALEYEGEEDETTGVPASVEFMKSVMKNY, from the coding sequence ATGAAAAAATCGCTTTGTCACTATAGTTATCATAGAAGAATTAAAGAAGAAAAGTGGAATCTGGGAAAATTTGTTATTGAAGCTGAAAAACTTGGAATTGAAGGCATAGATTTCCATGTAGCGTATTTGCCTGAATATAAAGAAGCCGTAAAACAGATAAATGCGCTTATGTCAAAGACAACGCTTGAACTTTCAGGCCTTTCTATGTCTAACAGTTTTAATAAGGAAGAAGATGAATTTAATGAGCATGTGGAAAAAGTCAAAAGATGGCTGGACGTTGCAGGAGGTGTAGGCGCTCCTGTCTCAAGAATCTTTGGTGGAAGCATTAGCGACAGAAGTAATGCAGAAGAGATTAAAAAAGCACTTGATAAGGTTATAAAAGGTATTGAACTGGTTCTTCCTTCTGCTGAGAAAAACAATGTTATATTGGCTTTAGAAAATCATGGCGGACTCCCATGCACAGGAGAAGAACAGGTAGAAGTTATAGAAAAAATAAATTCCCCATTTTTGAAAGCTACGATTGATGTGGGTAATTATATGCAATGCGGTCAGGCAGGAGATGAAGGAACAAAGATTGCTGCCCCATACTGCAAGTATGTACATTTCAAGGATTTTAAAAAGGATCCAGCTCACAAAAGAGGACTTCGTCCGACTGTTGTTGGACAGGGAGACGTGGATCACGCTAAATGTCTTCAGCATATCAAGAATGCAGGATTTGATGGGTTTGTTGCGCTTGAATATGAGGGAGAGGAAGATGAGACAACAGGTGTTCCTGCAAGTGTGGAGTTCATGAAATCCGTTATGAAAAATTATTAA
- a CDS encoding Gfo/Idh/MocA family oxidoreductase, with the protein MAKKKNKVINVGVIGLGKSGWDIHIRMIRQVLDKYKIVAVSDPDKKRQKEAQDEFKCKIYSNFDDLIKDPDVELVVVATPSHLHAGCSIKALKAGKHVVCEKPMATSLADADKMLKTAKMTGMILAPFQNRRYTPDFLKIKKIIDSGKLGRIVMIKQTWHGFGRRWDWQTLKKFGGGTLNNTAPHAIDVLLQLFGEKDPEEVFCHLERTLTLGDADDHVKIILKAKGQPMIDLELTSACAYSQEHWLVMGTQGTLAGNAKELRWKYFDPKKLPNRSVSTKPDPNRAYNKEDIPWKEQTWKVPSDTSRNPDFYNDVYKTIRQGEPLYITPESVRRQIALIYKCHKMCPV; encoded by the coding sequence ATGGCTAAGAAAAAAAACAAAGTAATTAACGTAGGTGTTATTGGACTTGGGAAGAGTGGATGGGACATCCATATTCGTATGATCAGACAAGTATTGGATAAATATAAGATCGTAGCAGTTTCTGACCCTGATAAGAAAAGACAGAAAGAAGCACAAGATGAATTTAAATGTAAAATATATTCAAATTTCGACGACTTAATAAAAGACCCAGATGTTGAGCTTGTGGTTGTTGCGACTCCTTCGCATCTGCATGCAGGTTGCAGTATTAAAGCGTTAAAAGCAGGGAAACATGTTGTGTGTGAGAAGCCAATGGCAACCAGTTTAGCTGACGCAGATAAGATGCTTAAAACCGCGAAAATGACCGGCATGATACTGGCCCCTTTCCAAAACAGGCGTTATACACCTGATTTTCTAAAGATTAAGAAGATTATTGATTCAGGGAAGTTGGGGCGTATAGTAATGATTAAACAAACATGGCATGGTTTTGGAAGACGCTGGGATTGGCAGACATTGAAGAAATTTGGTGGAGGAACACTTAACAATACTGCGCCGCATGCTATAGATGTATTATTACAGTTATTTGGAGAAAAAGACCCTGAAGAAGTATTCTGCCATCTGGAGCGGACACTGACGCTTGGAGATGCTGATGACCATGTAAAAATTATACTAAAGGCAAAAGGGCAGCCAATGATTGACCTTGAACTGACAAGTGCATGCGCATATTCTCAGGAACACTGGCTTGTAATGGGAACCCAGGGCACTCTGGCTGGAAATGCTAAGGAACTTAGATGGAAATACTTTGATCCTAAAAAACTTCCTAATAGAAGTGTCTCCACAAAACCTGATCCAAACCGGGCATATAACAAAGAAGATATTCCATGGAAAGAGCAAACATGGAAAGTTCCAAGCGATACATCACGAAATCCTGACTTTTATAATGATGTTTATAAGACCATTCGACAGGGTGAACCGCTGTATATAACGCCTGAAAGCGTTAGAAGACAGATTGCGCTGATATATAAGTGTCATAAAATGTGTCCTGTATAA
- a CDS encoding Gfo/Idh/MocA family oxidoreductase — METKVIRFGVIGTENSHVNQACKRFNVEKTMNGAFVEALYPGEGDTLEHVKQVQEQGKVPLLVDKPEDMLGKVDAIIIMNRHAKYHARYAKLFLKNKIPTFIDKPITCDLEEAKELIELSHQTNTWLSSWSSVWQTSSFQNFFKQTVEDLGPIHSGMVGGPFDFKSEYGGVFFYGIHTVEMLLNGFGYDVKTISARLYGKNCWVTAGLQSEKVVSLHLLGEGKGEFQVLVHCEKGSRHLIVDSSDGYDKAFKKLIDTINSNENPLTDKELLMPVKVLLAIDKSVRNNEEVKI; from the coding sequence ATGGAGACAAAAGTAATAAGATTCGGTGTAATCGGAACGGAGAATTCGCATGTGAACCAGGCATGCAAGCGGTTTAATGTTGAGAAAACTATGAATGGTGCATTCGTAGAAGCTCTATATCCGGGCGAAGGAGATACTCTGGAGCACGTAAAACAGGTTCAGGAACAAGGGAAGGTTCCTTTACTTGTTGATAAGCCGGAGGATATGCTTGGAAAAGTTGATGCAATTATTATTATGAACCGTCATGCTAAATATCATGCCAGATATGCAAAGCTATTTCTGAAAAATAAAATTCCAACCTTTATTGATAAACCCATAACATGCGACTTAGAAGAAGCAAAAGAGCTTATAGAACTCAGCCACCAGACTAACACATGGCTTTCTTCATGGTCCAGTGTATGGCAGACATCCAGTTTTCAGAATTTCTTTAAACAGACTGTTGAAGACTTAGGTCCTATTCATTCAGGTATGGTTGGCGGCCCTTTTGATTTTAAGAGTGAGTACGGTGGCGTATTCTTTTACGGCATACACACAGTTGAAATGCTCCTTAATGGATTCGGATATGATGTAAAGACAATTAGCGCTAGATTGTATGGAAAAAACTGTTGGGTAACAGCAGGTTTGCAAAGTGAGAAAGTTGTGTCTCTTCATCTTCTCGGAGAAGGGAAAGGAGAGTTTCAGGTGCTTGTTCACTGCGAAAAAGGCAGCAGACATCTGATAGTAGATTCTTCGGATGGATATGATAAAGCTTTTAAAAAGTTAATAGATACTATCAATAGTAACGAAAACCCCTTAACTGATAAGGAGCTTTTAATGCCTGTTAAGGTGTTGCTTGCAATTGATAAATCAGTAAGAAACAATGAAGAAGTAAAAATATAA
- a CDS encoding uroporphyrinogen decarboxylase family protein encodes MTSRERVLRALGHSEPDKIPYDLSGTTVTAITKTAFINAMKLRNLPCDFIMHDDIQQIVIPSKQVLDYLGVDTIRLGPPRVYNLNKKTTKEDKTISYQDEWGITWNMNTETDFYFNEDSASPLQNAKTIGDLRLYDFPDPEKTVNFDILRKELEIIPDDKALIVDRNCAGLFEMAFRIRGYENFYMDLATSVKMAEYLIDKILEVKMRYWDRVLSFAGKRADIIAECDDLGTQQSLLVSPDMYRGILKPRQKKLLSFIKSKAPKAKIFFHSCGAISEIIPDLIDIGVDVLNPVQTNAVGMNAERLKNEFSKAICFWGGGVNTQETLPHGTPQQVRDDVKKSVDILAKDGGYVFSAIHNIQADVPAENFWVMWEEFQKIR; translated from the coding sequence ATGACATCAAGGGAGCGAGTTTTAAGAGCACTTGGACATTCTGAACCCGATAAAATTCCCTATGACTTGTCCGGGACAACAGTAACAGCTATTACAAAAACAGCTTTCATAAATGCAATGAAATTGCGAAATCTGCCATGTGATTTTATAATGCATGATGATATACAGCAAATTGTTATTCCCTCAAAACAGGTTCTTGATTATTTAGGTGTGGATACTATAAGACTTGGACCGCCACGCGTTTACAATCTTAACAAAAAAACAACTAAAGAAGATAAAACAATAAGCTATCAAGATGAATGGGGTATAACATGGAATATGAATACTGAAACAGATTTCTACTTTAACGAGGACTCTGCCTCTCCTCTTCAGAATGCAAAAACCATTGGGGATTTAAGATTATATGATTTTCCAGATCCTGAGAAGACAGTTAACTTTGATATATTAAGAAAAGAACTTGAGATTATACCTGATGATAAGGCACTGATAGTTGACCGCAATTGCGCGGGGTTGTTTGAAATGGCTTTCAGGATAAGAGGCTACGAAAATTTTTACATGGACCTGGCTACATCTGTCAAAATGGCTGAGTATTTAATTGATAAAATACTGGAAGTAAAAATGCGATACTGGGATAGAGTTCTTTCATTTGCAGGAAAGCGAGCAGATATTATTGCTGAATGCGACGACCTTGGGACGCAGCAAAGTTTATTGGTCTCACCTGATATGTATAGGGGAATTCTAAAGCCGAGACAAAAGAAGCTATTGTCTTTTATCAAATCAAAAGCTCCTAAAGCGAAAATTTTCTTTCATAGCTGTGGTGCAATATCAGAAATAATTCCAGATCTTATTGATATAGGTGTAGATGTATTGAATCCAGTGCAAACTAATGCTGTAGGTATGAACGCTGAAAGATTAAAAAATGAATTCTCAAAAGCCATTTGTTTCTGGGGAGGAGGAGTTAATACTCAGGAGACTCTGCCTCATGGAACACCTCAGCAGGTTAGGGATGATGTAAAAAAATCCGTTGACATACTTGCTAAAGATGGAGGATATGTATTTTCTGCTATTCACAATATCCAGGCAGATGTCCCTGCAGAGAACTTCTGGGTAATGTGGGAAGAGTTTCAGAAAATAAGATAA
- a CDS encoding Gfo/Idh/MocA family oxidoreductase, with protein sequence MAIRTAIIGYGRSGSKLHADPLEALPEYEVVAVCDPDKERQKKAYQRFGCSTYNNLSSLFKKEKIDLACIITRSDQHVSMAIEAMKKGVHVLVTKPMAINAVQVKKMLDASKKYKRILAPWQPSRWGTDFTQIKKIIAEGKIGEAFSIQRNFLFYDVRDDWQTKSKFGGGYLLNWGPHLIDQVIELVNEPVESVWGKLWQAINPGDVEDSIKTILAFKNSDIIGEINIGIGAEQLPRWFIQGSLGTITSDEKYIYVVVPKKKQQFVTGIPGNSEKRDVIERTPVGKFIYGDASVIYLELAQAIHGEKSFSVTPESVLNLMKVLDTVRESNKKGSTIKL encoded by the coding sequence ATGGCTATAAGAACAGCAATTATTGGTTATGGACGCAGTGGAAGTAAACTTCATGCAGACCCGCTTGAAGCTCTGCCTGAGTATGAAGTGGTAGCTGTATGTGACCCTGATAAGGAAAGACAAAAAAAAGCTTACCAGCGATTTGGATGTTCCACATACAATAATCTATCCTCTTTGTTCAAAAAAGAAAAAATAGACCTTGCATGTATCATTACAAGAAGCGACCAACACGTTTCAATGGCGATTGAAGCTATGAAAAAAGGGGTACATGTTCTGGTTACAAAACCAATGGCAATTAATGCAGTTCAGGTAAAAAAAATGCTGGATGCCTCAAAAAAATACAAAAGGATACTGGCTCCATGGCAGCCATCTCGCTGGGGAACGGATTTTACGCAGATTAAAAAAATAATTGCTGAAGGTAAAATTGGCGAGGCGTTCAGCATTCAAAGAAACTTTTTATTCTATGATGTACGTGACGACTGGCAGACAAAGAGCAAATTCGGAGGCGGCTATCTTCTGAACTGGGGACCTCATCTTATTGATCAGGTTATAGAACTGGTTAATGAACCTGTGGAAAGCGTATGGGGAAAACTCTGGCAGGCCATTAATCCAGGAGATGTCGAGGATAGCATTAAAACCATTCTTGCTTTTAAAAATTCTGATATAATAGGCGAAATAAATATTGGCATCGGAGCAGAACAGCTTCCAAGATGGTTTATACAGGGCTCACTTGGAACAATTACATCAGATGAAAAATATATTTATGTAGTTGTCCCGAAAAAGAAACAACAATTTGTTACGGGTATTCCCGGTAATAGCGAGAAGAGAGATGTTATAGAGAGAACACCTGTTGGAAAGTTTATTTACGGAGATGCTTCTGTAATTTACCTCGAACTGGCTCAGGCAATACATGGGGAAAAATCTTTTTCAGTCACACCTGAAAGTGTGCTGAACCTTATGAAAGTGCTGGACACTGTCCGAGAATCCAATAAAAAGGGAAGTACAATCAAGCTATGA
- a CDS encoding sugar phosphate isomerase/epimerase family protein, whose translation MKFSFMSFSCPELNLDEMIAVAKKYGYYGIEPRVSSNHRHKIEFDSSQSFRKECKEKSKESGIVFSCIATSCIYANPATNEDMISDTHESIDLAADVGAPVIRVFGGVIPEGTTREEAIDLLVKSMQSVAGHAVERNVTVCLETHDHWCNPKHLAEVMKRVNHPAIAVNWDIMHPVRVEKVTMDEAFQTLKLWIKHIHFHDGVTKKDGKLVMVPIGEGDIDHQRAMQLLKDSNYSGFLSGEWINWESYEIHLPRELSIMKKYE comes from the coding sequence ATGAAATTTTCTTTTATGAGTTTTTCGTGTCCTGAACTTAATCTGGACGAAATGATAGCAGTTGCCAAAAAGTATGGTTACTATGGCATTGAACCACGGGTCAGCTCTAACCATAGGCATAAAATTGAGTTTGATTCATCCCAATCTTTCCGCAAGGAATGCAAAGAAAAGTCGAAAGAAAGTGGTATTGTTTTTTCCTGCATTGCAACATCCTGCATCTATGCTAATCCTGCAACCAATGAGGATATGATTAGTGATACACATGAATCAATTGATCTGGCAGCTGATGTCGGCGCTCCTGTAATCAGGGTATTTGGCGGCGTGATTCCGGAAGGAACCACCAGAGAAGAAGCAATTGATCTTCTGGTTAAATCCATGCAATCTGTTGCTGGTCACGCTGTGGAAAGGAATGTAACTGTGTGTTTGGAAACTCATGATCACTGGTGTAATCCCAAGCATCTCGCGGAGGTAATGAAGAGGGTAAATCACCCAGCAATTGCTGTTAACTGGGATATCATGCATCCTGTCCGTGTGGAAAAAGTGACAATGGATGAAGCATTCCAGACACTCAAATTATGGATTAAGCATATTCACTTCCATGACGGAGTCACAAAGAAAGACGGCAAGTTGGTTATGGTCCCGATTGGCGAAGGAGATATTGATCATCAACGAGCAATGCAGCTTTTAAAAGATAGCAATTACAGTGGCTTTTTAAGCGGAGAATGGATTAACTGGGAATCTTATGAAATACATTTGCCGCGCGAACTGTCGATAATGAAGAAGTATGAATAG